The Lycium ferocissimum isolate CSIRO_LF1 chromosome 1, AGI_CSIRO_Lferr_CH_V1, whole genome shotgun sequence genome includes a region encoding these proteins:
- the LOC132059693 gene encoding ethylene-responsive transcription factor ERF027-like, with protein MADPSHSTKSRTNTKHPLYRGIRCRSGKWVSEIREPRKTTRIWLGTYPTPEMAAAAYDVAALALKGSDNLVLNFPHYVNSYPKLPSSPSSADIRHAAAAAAAAMAPQGNDDWSTGSRREAICNEGGSIGSSSSENYAMQIGSTQMITTEDEYVDEEALFDFPSLLVNMADAMMLSPPRINSSSFEDYSPGDFDAESLWSY; from the exons ATGGCGGACCCTTCACATAGTACAAAGTCTAGGACAAATACCAAACATCCTTTATATCGTGGGATACGTTGTAGAAGTGGGAAATGGGTGTCTGAAATTAGAGAGCCACGTAAGACTACAAGAATATGGCTAGGTACATACCCTACTCCAGAAATGGCTGCTGCTGCCTATGATGTTGCTGCCTTAGCTCTTAAGGGAAGTGATAATCTTGTACTAAATTTTCCTCACTATGTTAATTCTTATCCAAAGCTCCCTTCCTCACCCTCTTCGGCGGATATACGACACGCCGCTGCCGCCGCGGCAGCTGCAATGGCTCCGCAGGGCAATGATGATTGGTCAACAGGAAGCAGGCGCGAAGCTATATGTAACGAAGGAGGGTCAATTGGATCATCTTCGTCGGAAAATTATGCTATGCAAATAG GAAGTACGCAAATGATTACAACTGAggatgaatatgttgatgaggaagcattgttTGATTTTCCCAGTTTGCTTGTTAATATGGCGGATGCAATGATGCTGAGTCCCCCAAGAATAAATTCCTCATCCTTTGAAGATTATTCACCAGGAGACTTTGATGCTGAAAGTCTTTGGAGCTATTAA